One genomic window of Polyodon spathula isolate WHYD16114869_AA chromosome 8, ASM1765450v1, whole genome shotgun sequence includes the following:
- the LOC121319900 gene encoding general transcription factor 3C polypeptide 6-like isoform X2 translates to MIRKGVQDQLVVVELSGVINSDYLTQCVDKCKIVGIDTEQPVMQVGRYVFAGEYEDALGTCVIFEENADHDLESEVKPQLKYKCHTVKKLMMKRTFLSEKKEGEEGSGGIEVLQLSDGDFSGRPNMICSFLPKSKEVVGESSVVTDVDPTEVPHLSSGSEGEVSDLEPVDLSQETNCSVTDPDTSACEQPESDTGITDPVVACDPLK, encoded by the exons ATGATTCGAAAAGGAGTTCAG GACCAGCTTGTGGTGGTTGAGCTATCGGGAGTCATCAACTCGGACTATTTAACACAATGTGTGGACAAGTGCAAGATAGTG ggaATAGACACTGAGCAGCCTGTAATGCAAGTGGGCAGATATGTGTTTGCTGGAGAATATGAAG ATGCTCTAGGAACATGTGTCATATTTGAAGAAAATGCAGATCACG ATTTGGAGTCCGAAGTAAAGCCacagttaaaatataaatgtcataCAGTGAAAAAACTGATGATGAAGCGGACATTCCTGTCTGAGAAGAAAGAAGGGGAGGAGGGCTCAG GGGGCATAGAAGTACTCCAGTTAAGTGATGGAGATTTTTCAGGCCGCCCCAATATGATCTGCAGTTTTCTTCCGAAGTCCAAAGAAGTGGTGGGAGAATCCAGTGTTGTGACTGATGTAGATCCCACTGAAGTGCCACATCTCAGCTCTGGCTCTGAAGGTGAGGTCAGTGACTTGGAGCCTGTCGACCTCAGTCAAGAAACGAACTGCTCTGTAACTGACCCGGATACTTCAGCCTGCGAGCAACCTGAATCTGACACTGGCATAACAGATCCTGTTGTTGCATGTGATCCTCTAAAGTGA
- the LOC121319900 gene encoding general transcription factor 3C polypeptide 6-like isoform X1: MDDEWEEEDQLVVVELSGVINSDYLTQCVDKCKIVGIDTEQPVMQVGRYVFAGEYEDALGTCVIFEENADHDLESEVKPQLKYKCHTVKKLMMKRTFLSEKKEGEEGSGGIEVLQLSDGDFSGRPNMICSFLPKSKEVVGESSVVTDVDPTEVPHLSSGSEGEVSDLEPVDLSQETNCSVTDPDTSACEQPESDTGITDPVVACDPLK; this comes from the exons ATGGATGATGAATGGGAAGAAGAG GACCAGCTTGTGGTGGTTGAGCTATCGGGAGTCATCAACTCGGACTATTTAACACAATGTGTGGACAAGTGCAAGATAGTG ggaATAGACACTGAGCAGCCTGTAATGCAAGTGGGCAGATATGTGTTTGCTGGAGAATATGAAG ATGCTCTAGGAACATGTGTCATATTTGAAGAAAATGCAGATCACG ATTTGGAGTCCGAAGTAAAGCCacagttaaaatataaatgtcataCAGTGAAAAAACTGATGATGAAGCGGACATTCCTGTCTGAGAAGAAAGAAGGGGAGGAGGGCTCAG GGGGCATAGAAGTACTCCAGTTAAGTGATGGAGATTTTTCAGGCCGCCCCAATATGATCTGCAGTTTTCTTCCGAAGTCCAAAGAAGTGGTGGGAGAATCCAGTGTTGTGACTGATGTAGATCCCACTGAAGTGCCACATCTCAGCTCTGGCTCTGAAGGTGAGGTCAGTGACTTGGAGCCTGTCGACCTCAGTCAAGAAACGAACTGCTCTGTAACTGACCCGGATACTTCAGCCTGCGAGCAACCTGAATCTGACACTGGCATAACAGATCCTGTTGTTGCATGTGATCCTCTAAAGTGA
- the LOC121319130 gene encoding fascin-3-like encodes MPDSNTNTLKVGIVSTLGKYLTSEYYANCVTAAGCEMRTNQIWDVEIQSFRGSQVVVALKGSRGLRLVVDLDGSVSCGASCTEPQNLFLLTFQPNGKWSFKSLATGTHLEADGEDVICVSENVRDEHLWTPCIAIHSHVVFFNIRSHLYLQADPEEDQVWAGATYPFNERCGFVMLFDKDKGKYHLRTSDGLYVSSVKKLVSKPSEKTALTFHLRPGYLASFFDDCGSRLFPHGRSGALLPGNIHINKDEWFVIKRNPCLITLKALNKNYATVTCGVEVYANRNKPDSHSLFELEVNPRTELVKIQTPKGRYLTLRGSNSVIADGDGDESNSLFEVEWRYGKVCFQASNGMYLTVKPIGLITASSPEVGPNEQFVVQLANRPFLMMRGKYGYVGKSIHHAVLQCNLPEPEQISLIPCKHGFYHFKGSNGNFWTMTENDTFKADGNVVLNFCIEIRGINLLAILAPNGCYLRGENSGVLSATGQTIDEDCLWEF; translated from the exons ATGCCTGATTCAAATACCAACACTTTAAAAGTAGGGATTGTGAGCACACTGGGTAAATACCTGACTTCAGAGTATTATGCAAActgtgtcactgctgctggatGTGAGATGAGAACAAACCAG ATATGGGATGTGGAGATTCAGTCTTTCAGAGGAAGCCAGGTAGTGGTGGCGCTCAAAGGCTCTCGTGGGTTGAGACTTGTGGTTGATTTAGATGGATCGGTAAGCTGTGGTGCTTCGTGTACAGAACCTCAAAACCTGTTTCTGTTGACATTCCAACCTAATGGGAAATGGAGCTTTAAATCCTTAGCTACTGGCACTCACTTAGAGGCTGATGGGGAAGATGTCATCTGTGTCTCTGAAAACGTTAGAGATGAGCACCTCTGGACCCCCTGCATAGCCATCCATTCCCATGTGGTTTTCTTCAATATTAGGAGCCATCTTTATTTGCAGGCTGATCCAGAAGAAGACCAAGTTTGGGCAGGCGCCACTTACCCTTTTAATGAACGCTGTGGTTTTGTCATGTTGTTTGACAAAGACAAAGGGAAGTACCATCTGAGAACAAGTGATGGTTTATATGTGTCTTCAGTAAAAAAGCTGGTTAGCAAGCCCAGTGAAAAGACAGCTTTAACTTTTCATCTAAGACCAGGGTacctggcttctttttttgatgaTTGTGGAAGTCGCTTGTTCCCTCATGGGAGAAGTGGAGCTTTATTACCAGGAAATATCcacattaataaagatgagtGGTTTGTGATCAAGAGAAACCCTTGTTTAATCACATTGAAGGCTCTGAATAAGAACTATGCAACAGTTACCTGTG GTGTTGAGGTGTATGCCAATAGAAATAAACCTGACAGTCACTCATTATTTGAGTTGGAGGTAAACCCCAGGACAGAGCTGGTAAAGATTCAGACTCCTAAAGGCAGATACCTTACCCTG AGAGGGAGTAACAGTGTGATAGCAGATGGAGATGGGGATGAGAGCAATTCCTTGTTTGAAGTGGAGTGGCGATACGGTAAAGTGTGCTTCCAAGCATCCAATGGAATGTACCTTACAGTTAAACCAATTGGACTTATCACAGCCAGTTCTCCTGAAGTCG gGCCAAATGAACAGTTTGTGGTACAGCTGGCAAATCGGCCCTTCTTGATGATGCGTGGTAAATACGGCTATGTTGGTAAATCTATCCACCATGCTGTTTTGCAGTGCAACTTGCCAGAGCCTGAACAGATCAGTCTGATTCCCTGCAAGCATGGATTCTACCACTTTAAAG GGTCAAATGGTAATTTCTGGACAATGACAGAAAACGATACATTCAAAGCTGATGGGAATGTCGttctgaatttctgcattgaaat